The following are encoded in a window of Persicobacter psychrovividus genomic DNA:
- a CDS encoding DUF819 domain-containing protein has translation MQNSPFITNDAIVFGILMSALALVFTTSKSQHTFWKRFYTIFPALLMCYLIPSLLSTFHVISPTHSNLYSMAKNYLLPASLILMTLSIDLKNIIRLGSKSIVMFLTGTVGIVIGGPLAILLVAHISPETVGGVGAQQVWRGLATIAGSWIGGGANQTAMLEIYQYDQSLYAGMVAVDILVANVWMAILLFCIGKSAKIDRWLKADNSAIDALKETVQQFQSSVTKVPTFNDLMIMAGFTFGLVGLSHFLAGELSAYFKSILNNDAAVLCSAFFWLVLLSTSLGILASFTPAKKMEGVGASKFGSICIYILVATIGMKMDVTHTLSNPGLFIIGLIWMGIHVGLMFLVAKLIRAPFFFLAVGSKANVGGAASAPVVAGAFHPSLAPVGVLLAILGYALGTYGAMLCAYLMSISS, from the coding sequence ATGCAAAATAGTCCTTTCATTACCAATGATGCGATCGTCTTTGGGATCCTTATGAGCGCACTCGCCTTGGTATTTACCACATCAAAAAGTCAGCATACTTTCTGGAAAAGGTTTTACACCATTTTCCCAGCCTTATTAATGTGCTATTTAATCCCTTCATTATTAAGCACCTTCCATGTGATTTCCCCTACACATTCCAACTTATACAGCATGGCGAAAAATTACCTTTTGCCTGCAAGTTTGATTTTAATGACCCTGAGTATTGATCTAAAAAACATCATCCGCCTGGGCTCCAAGAGTATTGTCATGTTTTTAACTGGAACCGTTGGGATTGTGATTGGTGGCCCATTGGCCATTTTGCTTGTGGCCCATATCTCCCCTGAAACGGTTGGAGGCGTGGGGGCTCAGCAGGTTTGGCGCGGACTGGCGACCATTGCAGGAAGCTGGATCGGTGGTGGTGCCAATCAAACGGCCATGCTGGAGATTTACCAGTACGACCAAAGCCTGTATGCAGGGATGGTCGCGGTGGATATTCTTGTAGCCAATGTATGGATGGCCATTTTGCTGTTTTGCATCGGCAAGTCAGCAAAAATTGACCGATGGCTTAAAGCAGACAATTCGGCCATTGATGCGCTCAAGGAAACGGTTCAGCAATTTCAGTCGAGTGTTACCAAGGTACCCACCTTCAATGACCTGATGATTATGGCCGGCTTCACTTTTGGACTCGTCGGGCTGAGTCATTTTTTGGCAGGTGAGCTGTCCGCTTATTTCAAAAGTATCCTCAACAATGATGCGGCCGTCTTATGCAGTGCCTTTTTCTGGCTTGTCCTGCTGAGCACCAGCCTGGGAATTTTGGCCTCTTTTACCCCTGCAAAAAAAATGGAAGGAGTGGGTGCTTCTAAATTCGGCAGTATTTGTATTTACATACTGGTGGCGACTATCGGCATGAAGATGGATGTAACGCATACCCTCAGTAATCCGGGGCTTTTCATCATTGGCCTGATCTGGATGGGCATTCATGTAGGACTGATGTTTTTGGTCGCCAAATTAATCCGTGCCCCTTTCTTTTTCCTTGCGGTGGGCAGTAAAGCCAATGTAGGCGGAGCGGCTTCTGCACCGGTGGTCGCTGGGGCTTTTCACCCTTCTCTTGCTCCTGTGGGCGTGCTTTTGGCTATTTTAGGTTATGCCCTTGGTACTTATGGTGCGATGCTATGTGCTTACCTGATGAGTATATCTTCATAG